The Bicyclus anynana chromosome 3, ilBicAnyn1.1, whole genome shotgun sequence genome has a window encoding:
- the LOC112058292 gene encoding tubulin polyglutamylase complex subunit 2 — protein sequence MSFCVDLVSEDSFYENITLGITKHLESDPRISNVVVERRAPCDRVALSNWEQKHSAVLPDDLRNFYASTDGFQLTWHYKYSADEILPVGSIRVNTLNDLCLSPALKDLLDFSMTRQNSGPRPLLNTKSKVFELDNCRNIGKVCLIFTGGSWSVWLATREGAWGWLADSFTHYFRMALVHLGLPGWQAAFANLPLIPWAEQLFLLLAPHLLDKTEPENNLISVSSETGLNHIDPNIFKTSVRQHKNTSRTANS from the exons atgagtttCTGTGTAGATTTAGTATCTGAAGAttctttttatgaaaatattacatTGGGTATAACAAAACATTTAG AGTCTGATCCCAGGATATCAAACGTCGTAGTGGAACGTCGTGCACCGTGCGACAGAGTTGCACTTTCCAATTGGGAGCAGAAGCATTCTGCAGTGTTGCCAGATGATCTGCGCAACTTCTATGCATCCACTGACGGTTTCCAACTAACTTGGCATTATAAATATTCAG CTGATGAAATCTTACCTGTTGGATCTATTCGAGTTAACACTTTAAACGATTTGTGCTTATCGCCGGCACTAAAGGATTTGTTAGATTTTTCAATGACGCGCCAGAACTCGGGCCCGCGTCCGCTGTTGAACACTAAGAGCAAGGTGTTCGAGTTGGACAACTGTAGGAACATTGGAAAG GTATGCCTAATATTCACCGGTGGGTCTTGGTCGGTGTGGTTGGCGACGAGGGAGGGAGCCTGGGGCTGGCTCGCCGACTCCTTCACTCATTACTTCAGGATGGCGCTGGTACACCTGGGGCTGCCAGGCTGGCAGGCTGCTTTTGCCAATTTGCCTCTTATACCGTGGGCTGAG CAACTGTTCCTTTTGCTAGCACCCCATCTATTGGACAAAACGGAGCCTGAGAACAATTTGATCAGCGTTAGCAGCGAGACTGGCTTGAACCACATCGACCCGAATATTTTCAAAACTTCCGTGCGTCAACACAAAAATACTTCGCGAACAGCAAACtcatag
- the LOC112058284 gene encoding tRNA-dihydrouridine(47) synthase [NAD(P)(+)]-like translates to MTNPNAGVCDIKKEYIVEKQSKLNVENSDSHKRKHSESTDNEPKKAKNNEQTNKNKKRGQNKARPKTFQDNKEGKPCPSILNVISKDEINPCQYSNCKYIHNPLDYLKIKQEDIGKECHLFKLRGRCPRGIACRFGSSHITEDGYNIVDEEKAKIWKADTKNALQQDLQMQLQKRKFDFTFAEKLVKCFDTRNKSEKTEVSIATNGSEANNSDSQTKIGAVLDDDIIKLLPRERKIIDWKNKLYLSPLTTVGNLPFRRICKEYGADITCGEMALCESLLKGFKQEWALVKRHESEDLFGAQICGNNAYAITKVAQLLQENAELDFIDLNLGCPIDLIYKKGGGSGMMHRMPALEASVRSASKLLSIPFTVKIRTGVYQDKKIAHTIIPKVVDWGASLVTLHGRSKEARYTKLADWEYIESCAKAAAPCPLYGNGDILSYEDYKYRREIAPSVQGVMIGRGALIKPWIFTEIKEEKLWDISSNERFDIIRKYTNFGLEHWGSDTQGVENTRRFLLEWLSFLYRYIPVGLLERPPQKINERPPTYFGRNDLETLMASGNCADWIKISEMLLGPVPDGFQFLPKHKANSYQ, encoded by the coding sequence ATGACTAATCCTAACGCAGGAGTCtgtgatattaaaaaagaatatattgTTGAAAAACAAAGTAAGCTTAATGTGGAAAATAGTGATAGTCACAAACGTAAACACAGTGAGAGCACCGACAATGAGCCAAAGAAGGCAAAAAATAACGagcaaactaataaaaataagaaaagaggTCAAAATAAAGCGAGACCAAAAACTTTTCAAGACAACAAAGAAGGTAAACCATGCCCTAGcatattaaatgtaatttctAAAGATGAAATAAATCCTTGTCAATATTCtaattgtaaatatattcaTAACCCTTTGgactacctaaaaataaaacaagaagaCATTGGTAAAGAATGCCATTTGTTTAAATTGAGAGGAAGATGTCCTAGAGGAATAGCATGTCGTTTTGGTTCTAGTCACATAACTGAAGATGGTTACAACATAGTAGATGAAGAAAAAGCTAAAATATGGAAGGCAGATACCAAAAATGCTCTCCAACAAGATCTTCAAATgcaattacaaaaaagaaagttTGACTTTACCTTTGCTGAAAAACTAGTTAAATGCTTTGATACAAGAAATAAATCAGAAAAGACTGAAGTTAGCATTGCAACAAATGGTTCAGAAGCAAACAACTCTGATAGTCAAACGAAGATTGGTGCTGTACTAgatgatgatataattaaactattaccaagagaaagaaaaataatagattggaaaaataaattgtatctcAGTCCGCTCACTACTGTAGGGAATTTACCTTTTAGGAGAATTTGCAAGGAATATGGAGCAGACATAACTTGTGGAGAAATGGCCTTGTGTGAATCATTGCTAAAGGGATTCAAACAAGAGTGGGCACTGGTTAAGAGACATGAATCTGAAGATTTATTTGGAGCTCAAATATGTGGGAACAATGCATATGCAATAACAAAAGTAGCACAGCTATTACAAGAAAATGCTGAATTAGATTTCATTGATTTAAATCTTGGATGCccaattgatttaatttataagaaagGTGGAGGTAGTGGCATGATGCACAGAATGCCTGCATTAGAGGCATCAGTGAGGAGTGCATCAAAGTTGTTAAGTATACCATTCACTGTGAAAATTAGGACTGGAGTTTATCAGGATAAGAAAATAGCTCATACCATTATTCCCAAAGTAGTAGATTGGGGTGCTTCTCTTGTAACCTTACATGGTAGATCCAAAGAAGCTAGGTATACTAAATTAGCTGACTGGGAATATATTGAAAGTTGTGCAAAAGCTGCAGCGCCATGTCCACTATATGGCAATGGGGATATTCTCAGTTATGAGGACTACAAGTACAGAAGAGAAATAGCACCATCTGTTCAAGGGGTCATGATTGGCAGAGGTGCACTTATTAAACCTTGGATTTTTACAGAGATTAAAGAAGAGAAATTGTGGGATATAAGCAGCAATGAAAGATTTGATATCATAAGAAAGTATACAAACTTTGGTTTAGAACACTGGGGCTCAGACACCCAGGGAGTTGAGAACACTAGACGCTTTTTACTTGAATGGCTATCTTTTCTATATCGCTATATACCTGTTGGCTTACTAGAAAGACCACCTCAAAAAATTAATGAGAGACCACCTACATATTTTGGAAGAAATGATTTAGAAACTCTTATGGCCTCGGGTAACTGTGCGGACTGGatcaaaataagtgaaatgttATTGGGCCCAGTGCCTGATGGATTTCAATTTCTTCCTAAACATAAGGCAAACTCTTatcaataa
- the LOC112058280 gene encoding uncharacterized protein LOC112058280 yields the protein MGRGRDRSRDRRRSRSRSRSRSRSRSPRYGLGSGGGGGGGGGYGGGGRRNNPGANLRKPKWDLSRLKPFKKDFYVPHPDVESRPDSEVEAWRSENNITLKGRNIPRPTLTFDEAGFPDYVMDEIDKMGFSKPTPIQAQGWPIALSGNDMVGIASTGSGKTLSYILPAIVHINNQPKSSRGDGPIALVLAPTRELAQQIQEVCDKFANTSKIHNTCLFGGAPKGPQARDLDAGVEIVIATPGRLLDFLESGRTNLKRCTYLVLDEADRMLDMGFEPQIRKIIEQIRPDRQTLMWSATWPREVQSLASEFLKDYLQINVGSLSLAANHNILQIIDVCMEYEKETKLSTLLKEIMAEKENKTIIFIETKRRVDDITRKMKRDGWPAVCIHGDKSQNERDWVLQDFRSGKAPILVATDVAARGLDVDDVKFVINFDYPSNSEDYVHRIGRTGRTNKTGTAYTFFTPSNAAKAADLVSVLKEAKQVVNPKLQELTERGGGGGRRHRGRGGRYRRGRRSRSRSRSRDRRRRSRTRSRSRDRRRRRHSSSRSSRSKSSKSSRSRSRSRSHVRSRSRSRSRSGKCSPQNDGSTTGLQPAPQALLPTPKPLLPTPIGPQLPSSQFDRHNSRVTSSTPPIDDTSRSHDKDFAKSNPRNNQISNDINLQQQQQQQANTIPALMALNPQMNMCIPPPINGQSFVMPPYFPSDQYGMMMPNFVQNPMLDPTTWGAPPPPPPPPPPAESAGGFQNRHNYGQSGLGQSGVESDSRKRGGRSGGLGSSSSYGSGGGGGGLGSSGGGLGSSGGGLGSGDGPAYGGGLGSGGLGSGGGLGSEESQGQGGSRSRGGRRRRGRGRDNDDYSSDNPSGGLGSQGSGGSGGLGGLGGLGQSTGGLASGGLGVPHGSLLPRMLPQNIGDFGGQQAANFTAFGSYGPKNNNKRIHQGNPNGDYSESNMNGLEYYGNQNMGPGRPFAAGMDLDQYSNGAQANGSMGYRNDRQGNRQRR from the exons ATGGGACGCGGAAG GGATCGCAGCCGAGATAGGCGCCGTAGCCGCAGTAGGAGTAGGAGCAGAAGTCGTAGTCGAAGCCCACGTTACGGTCTCGggtcgggcggcggcggcggtggcGGTGGCGGGTATGGCGGCGGAGGACGCCGTAACAATCCTGGCGCTAATTTACGCAAGCCTAAATGGGATTTGAGCAGACTGAAACCtttcaaaaaagatttttatgtaCCTCATCCAGACGTTGAAAGTAGGCCTGACTCTGAAGTGGAGGCTTGGAGAAGCGAAAACAACATTACACTCAAGGGCCGTAATATACCTAGACCGACACTCACATTTGACGAAGCTGGATTTCCGGACTATGTTATGGACGAAATCGACAAGATGGGGTTTTCTAAGCCCACTCCAATTCAAGCTCAGGGTTGGCCGATCGCTTTGAGCGGTAATGATATGGTAGGCATTGCTTCGACTGGCTCGGGAAAAACTCTTTCATATATTTTGCCAGCAATAGTACACATCAATAACCAGCCAAAATCAAGTAGAGGTGATGGACCAATAGCCTTGGTCCTGGCCCCAACGAGAGAACTTGCTCAGCAAATTCAAGAAGTTTGTGACAAATTTGCAAATAcatcaaaaatacataatacatgttTGTTTGGTGGCGCCCCTAAAGGGCCACAAGCCAGGGATTTAGATGCTGGAGTAGAAATTGTTATCGCCACTCCGGGACGCTTATTGGACTTTTTAGAGAGTGGTCGAACAAATCTAAAAAGATGTACATATTTGGTGTTAGACGAAGCAGACAGAATGTTAGATATGGGATTTGAACCTCAAATTAGAAAGATCATAGAACAAATCAGACCGGACAGACAAACTCTTATGTGGTCTGCCACTTGGCCAAGAGAGGTACAGAGCTTAGCTTCAGAGTTCTTAAAAGATTACTTACAGATTAATGTAGGCTCACTGTCATTGGCTGCCAATCACAACATTCTGCAAATCATAGATGTGTGTATGGAATATGAAAAGGAAACAAAATTAAGCACCTTACTTAAAGAAATCATGGCTGAAAAGGAAAACAAAACCATCATCTTTATTGAGACAAAACGCAGAGTTGATGACATCACTAGAAAAATGAAAAGAGACGG ATGGCCAGCGGTGTGCATTCATGGTGACAAGTCACAGAACGAGCGTGACTGGGTGTTGCAAG ATTTCCGTAGTGGCAAAGCTCCTATTTTAGTAGCAACAGACGTTGCAGCAAGAGGTTTAG ATGTGGATGATGTgaaatttgttataaattttgaCTATCCTAGTAACTCTGAAGATTATGTCCACCGTATTGGTAGAACAGGGCGTACTAACAAAACCGGAACTGCCTATACATTCTTCACACCATCTAACGCTGCTAAAGCTGCAGATTTGGTGTCAGTTTTAAAGGAAGCCAAACAAGTTGTCAATCCTAAACTCCAAGAATTGACAGAACGTGGTGGAGGTGGTGGAAGAC GACACCGTGGGCGCGGCGGAAGATATCGTCGAGGACGTCGTTCACGCTCACGATCCCGATCCCGGGACCGGCGTCGGCGCTCGCGGACGCGCTCTCGATCGCGGGATCGTCGTCGTCGCAGACACAGCTCGTCCAGATCATCACGCAGCAAGTCATCAAAATCCTCGCGAAGTCGTTCACGCTCACGCTCCCACGTTCGGTCTCGTTCAAGAAGCAGATCTCGCTCAGGCAAGTGCAGCCCACAGAACGACGGTTCTACCACTGGGCTTCAGCCTGCGCCCCAGGCGCTCCTGCCGACGCCTAAACCGCTGCTGCCCACGCCCATCGGTCCACAGTTGCCCTCCTCACAGTTCGATAGGCATAACAGTAGAGTTACCTCTTCCACACCACCAATCGATGATACAAGTCGTTCACATGATAAAGATTTTGCTAAGAGTAATCCAAGAAATAATCAAATTAGTAATGATATAAATTTGCAGCAACAACAGCAACAGCAGGCAAATACCATTCCAGCTTTGATGGCCCTGAATCCTCAAATGAACATGTGCATTCCTCCCCCTATAAATGGTCAAAGTTTTGTTATGCCTCCTTACTTCCCTAGCGATCAGTATGGTATGATGATGCCGAACTTCGTTCAGAATCCCATGCTCGACCCTACGACGTGGGGTGCACCACCCCCACCTCCGCCCCCTCCCCCTCCGGCTGAATCTGCCGGAGGGTTTCAAAATCGTCACAACTATGGACAGAGCGGTTTGGGACAAAGTGGCGTGGAGTCAGATTCCAGAAAACGAGGAGGTCGTTCTGGCGGCCTCGGAAGTTCGAGTTCGTACGGctctggcggcggcggcggtggcCTCGGCTCTAGCGGTGGAGGCCTCGGCTCTAGCGGCGGCGGCCTGGGCTCGGGCGATGGCCCTGCCTATGGCGGTGGCCTCGGCTCGGGTGGCCTGGGCTCCGGCGGAGGCCTCGGCTCTGAAGAGAGCCAGGGCCAAGGCGGGTCGCGCTCGCGCGGCGGCCGACGGCGCCGAGGAAGAGGACGCGACAACGATGACTATAGCTCGGATAATCCGAGCGGTGGTCTCGGCTCTCAAGGCTCTGGCGGCTCGGGCGGCCTAGGTGGTCTGGGCGGCCTGGGCCAGTCGACCGGCGGCTTGGCTTCTGGCGGTCTCGGCGTACCCCATGGGAGCCTTTTGCCGCGCATGCTTCCGCAGAATATTGGCGACTTCGGTGGACAACAGGCAGCGAACTTCACGGCCTTTGGTTCTTATGGGCCTAAGAATAACAACAAAAGAATACACCAAGGAAATCCTAATGGAGATTACAGTGAAAGTAATATGAATGGTCTAGAATATTATGGTAATCAAAACATGGGCCCCGGCCGACCATTTGCAGCTGGTATGGACTTGGACCAATATTCCAATGGTGCGCAGGCTAATGGCTCCATGGGGTACAGAAACGACCGCCAGGGCAATCGCCAACGCCGTTGA